The genomic segment GTTGCCATGGGTGGTATCGGTCATACCTCCTGCCTGTATACGGATCAGGACAACCAACCGGCTCGCGTCAGCTTCTTTGGCGACAAAATGAAAACCGCGCGTATTCTCATCAATACGCCGGCTTCTCAGGGCGGTATCGGGGATCTCTACAACTTCAAACTGGCACCGTCTCTGACGCTGGGTTGCGGCTCATGGGGTGGTAACTCCATCTCTGAAAACGTTGGTCCGAAGCACCTGATCAACAAGAAAACCGTTGCTAAGCGAGCTGAAAACATGTTGTGGCATAAACTTCCGAAATCTATCTACTTCCGTCGCGGCTCGCTGCCGATTGCAATGGACGAAGTGATTACCGACGGTCACAAACGCGCCATGATCGTGACTGACCGCTTCCTGTTTAACAACGGTTATGCGGATCAAATCACCTCTGTGCTTAAAGCAGCGGGCGTTGAAACCGAAGTGTTCTTTGAAGTAGAAGCTGACCCGACATTAAGCGTTGTACGTAAAGGCGCTGAACTGATGAACTCCTTTAAACCGGATGTCATCATCGCGCTGGGCGGCGGCTCTCCGATGGATGCGGCGAAAATCATGTGGGTCATGTACGAGCATCCGGAAACCCACTTTGAAGAACTGGCACTGCGCTTTATGGATATCCGTAAACGTATCTACAAGTTCCCGAAAATGGGTGTGAAAGCGAAAATGATCGCTGTCACTACAACGTCCGGTACCGGTTCCGAAGTTACCCCGTTTGCGGTCGTGACCGACGACGAAACCGGCCAGAAATATCCGCTGGCAGACTACGCGCTGACGCCGGATATGGCGATTGTGGACGCTAACCTGGTAATGGACATGCCGAAATCGCTGTGCGCGTTCGGTGGCCTGGATGCTGTAACGCACGCACTGGAAGCTTACGTTTCTGTTCTGGCCTCTGAATTCTCTGACGGTCAGGCGCTGCAGGCACTGAAACTGCTGAAAGATAACCTGCCGGCTTCGTATCATGAAGGTTCTAAAAACCCGGTAGCGCGTGAGCGTGTACACAGTGCAGCTACTATCGCTGGTATCGCGTTTGCGAACGCCTTCCTGGGCGTGTGCCACTCAATGGCACATAAACTGGGTTCGCAGTTCCATATCCCGCACGGTCTCGCGAACGCCCTGCTGATTTCTAACGTTATCCGCTATAACGCGAACGATAACCCGACGAAGCAGACCGCCTTTAGCCAGTATGATCGCCCGCAAGCGCGCCGTCGTTATGCTGAAGTTGCCGATCACCTTGGCCTGTCTGCACCGGGTGACCGTACCGCCGCGAAAATCGAGAAACTGCTGGCGTGGCTGGAAAGCATTAAAGCTGAACTGGGCATTCCGAAGTCCATTCGTGAAGCGGGTGTTCAGGAAGCTGACTTCCTGGCGCATGTCGACAAGCTGTCCGAAGATGCTTTCGATGACCAGTGTACTGGCGCTAACCCGCGTTATCCGCTGATTGCCGAGCTGAAACAAATCCTGCTGGATAGCTTCTACGGTCGCGAATACAAGGAAGGCGCAGAAACTGCAAAAGCGGAAACCGCCCCGGTCGTGAAAGCTGACAAAAAAGCCAAGAAAACCGTTTAATCTGGCTTAAAATTATAAACCCGCCTCCCGGCGGGTTTTTTTATGCCTGTTATAACATCCTCAGCGGTACCGATAGTTACTCAAGCGCTGTTAATGGATTAGATGCAGAGGCTTAATGCGAGAATTCCCTCTTCTGCGGATGGGCTGTGTTGCGATGCTATGAGCCAGATTTCGGCTAACGCACCACCACTCCACGATATACCGCTGACCATACATCAGGCCTGTTACCCCTCATCCCCATAAAAAAGCCTCAGCGCATTTCTGAGGCTTTTTTTACAAACGGGACAGTTACCTAAACCGTATTGATTAAACACCTTGTATGGCTTTTAGCGAGCCTTTTTCCAGTGCTTCTTTATAATGCTTCCGGCATACGGACACATAACGCTCGTTACCGCCAATGACGACCTGTTCACCCTCATTGTAAGGTCGTCCTTCTTGATCGAGACGGAGCACCATGCCCGCTTTACGCCCGCAAAAGCAGACCGTTTTCAGCTCAACCAGTTTATCGGACCACGCCAGCAGATATTGGCTGCCGCTAAATAATTCGCCCTGGAAATCGGTACGCAGGCCATAACAGAGCACAGGAATATCCAGCTTATCGACGACTTCGGAAAGTTCATAAACCTGTTCACGGGTCAGAAACTGGCATTCGTCCACCAGCACGCAATGTACTGGTGCGTGGTGATGTTGATCCTGAATATCATTTAATAAAGAGGTGTGCTGGTTATAAAGCCGTGCAGGCGAGGATAATCCTATACGGGAACTGACCTTCCCTGCGCCAAAGCGATCATCAATTTCCGCGGTATAAACCAGCGTGCGCATTCCCCTTTCCTGATAGTTATATGATGATTGTAGTAATGCCGTCGATTTACCGGCATTCATTGCCGAGTAGTAAAAATAAAGTTGCGCCATCTGCTCGATAACCCTGGCTTAAGTGTTGGTACGTTGCGGCCAGTGTATCATATTCTCTAAGGATCGCGTGCCGCCGCCGTTGCTGACCACACACATGCTTATATAGCGATACGCTCATGGAAAGGACTCAACACTTTGAAACACATTGGCGCCCCGTATTGTGGATAAACTGTGAAGACACTGGGCACTTTAGTCCATTAATCGAAATACTTTTGGTTGGTTCGTATTCTAATATGACAGGCACAAGTGCCACTCAAGGATCTACTAATACAAAGGGAGCATATTTCTTCTTGAGGATAATAAACCCTTAAAAAATGGTGTTTCTCAGGAGAATGCCCGCCTGACGCTCGCGATAGACGACACATTTTCCCCCAGTAGCTTTGTGCGTCACTTCAAGAAAAATTTAAGTTTCGCCTTTTTAAATGACCACAAATAATCCGATATTTTGACTTCCTTACATTCCGACCTATTGCAGAACTGAATTTAAGGCTCTATTATTAGCTCAACACACCACCCCATTATAAGTTTGAGATTACTACAATGAGCGAAGCACTTAAAATTCTGAACAACATCCGTACTCTTCGTGCACAGGCGAGAGAATGTACTCTGGAAACTCTGGAAGAGATGCTGGAGAAATTAGAAGTGGTTGTAAATGAGCGCCGTGAAGAAGAAAGCGCCGCCGCTGCGGAAATCGAAGAACGTACTCGTAAATTACAGCAGTACCGTGAAATGCTGATTGCTGACGGTATTGATCCGAATGAATTGCTGAACAGCATGTCTGCCGCTAAAACCGGCACCAAAGCTAAACGTGCTGCGCGTCCGGCTAAATATCGTTACACCGATGAAAACGGCGAAAGCAAAACCTGGACCGGTCAGGGCCGCACCCCGGCAGTCATCAAAAAAGCTATCGACGAGCAAGGCAAACAGCTGGACGATTTCCTGATCAAGGATTAATTTCGTTCAGACAGTGCTTACGGTGCTGTATAAAAAACCCCGCCATGGCGGGGTTTTTGTTTTTATAGCCTCTTATAATGCTTAAGAGGCGTTCAGCGCAGTGCCTTACAGATTACTCTGCTACGTTATAAAACGCCTTGTACCACGCTACAAAACGTTTAACGCCCTCTTCAACAGAAGTCTGCGGTTTAAAGCCAATCACATTATAAAGCGCAGAAGTATCAGCGCTGGTTTCCAGCACGTCGCCGGGTTGCATTGGCAGCATATTTTTCTGCGCTTCTTTACCCAATGCTTTTTCCAGCGCAGAGATATAATCCATTAACGCAACGGGAGAACTGTTGCCGATATTATAGACACGATAAGGCGCAGAACTGGTTGCCGGCGAGCCGTTTTCCACGGTCCACTGCGGGTCTGCTTGCGGAATAACATCCTGCAAGCGAACAATCGCCTCTGCTATATCGTCGATATAAGTAAAATCTCGACGCATCTGGCCATGGTTATACACATCAATGCTACTGCCTTTAACAATCGCTTGGGTAAATTTGAACAGCGCCATATCCGGACGGCCCCACGGGCCATAAACGGTAAAAAAGCGTAGCCCTGTCGTTGGCAGACCGTACAGATGCGAATAAGTATGCGACATTAGCTCATTGGCCTTTTTCGTCGCGGCATATAAAGAAACCGGATGGTCTACAGAATCATCGGTCGAAAAAGGCATTTTACGGTTGAGACCATAAACCGAGCTGGAGGAGGCGTATAATAAATGCTCAACTTTATGGTGTCGGCAACCTTCCAGAATGTTTAAATGCCCGGTCAGGTTGGCATCCGCATAAGCATGAGGATTTTCCAGGGAATAACGCACCCCCGCCTGTGCCGCAAGATGAATTACGCGCTGCGGTTGATGCTGAGCAAATAAGGTTTCCATTGCCTGACGGTCAGCCAGATCAATTTTTTCGAAATGAAACGCGGTGTGTTTGTTAAGAATATTGAGACGGGCAAGTTTGAGGTTGACGTCATAATAATCATTCAGGTTATCGATACCGATAACCTGGTGACCGGCTGCCAGCAGACGTTCGCTGACGTGAAAACCAATAAAGCCTGCTGCGCCGGTAACCAGAAATTTCATACGATCCTCATTAATTATGCAATGTTAAGGGATGCTCCACGGCCGATTGCATAATAAACAAAGCCGCGTTTGCTGAGCCTTGCCGGATCATACAGGTTACGACCATCAAAGATAACCGGTTCCTTCAGGGAATTTTTGATGAAATCAAAATCCGGCGCGCGGAATGCCTGCCACTCGGTACAGATAATCAACGCGTCCGCACCCTGCAGCGCCGCTTCTTTCGTGCCCATCAGACGTAAGTCGGCACGATGGCCATAAATACGCTGGGTTTCATCCATCGCTTCCGGATCGAAAGCCTGAATGGTCGCGCCACGTTTCCACAGCTCTTCCATCAGCACACGGCTGGAGGCTTCACGCATATCGTCAGTATTCGGTTTGAACGAAAGTCCCCACAACGCGAACGTTTTGCCTTCCAGATTTTCGCCGAAATGACGGCGAATAAATTCTGGCAGCTTCATTTTCTGATCGTTGTTGACATTTTCTACCGCCTGCAGCAGACGCGGCACATACCCGATATGTTCAGCCGTGCGGATCAGCGCCTGAACATCTTTGGGGAAGCAAGAACCGCCGTAGCCACAGCCCGGATAGATAAAGTGGTAACCGATACGGGGATCAGAACCGATACCCTGACGTACTTTCTCGATATCTGCGCCCAGGCGTTCCGCCAGGTTTGAAATCTCGTTCATAAAGCTGATTTTAGTCGCCAGCATGCAGTTGGCGGCGTATTTGGTCAGCTCTGCGCTACGGATATCCATCAGGATCATGCGGTCGTGATTGCGGTTAAACGGCTCATAGAGCTCACGCAGCAGCTCAACGACGTCGTCGTTGTCGGTACCGACAACGATACGCTCAGGACGCATGCAGTCTGCTACCGCAGCACCCTCTTTCAGGAACTCCGGGTTAGACACTACGTCGAACGGGAACTCCGCACCACGGGCTTTCAGCGTTTCGCTCATAACCTGGCGCACTTTGTCAGCAGTGCCCACCGGAACGGTGGACTTGTCCAGCACCACTTTATGGCTGGTCATGTGCTGAGCGATCGTGCGCGCTACCGCCGTGACGTATTTCAGGTCAGCGGAGCCGTCTTCGTCCGGCGGCGTGCCCACGGCGATAAACTGCATTACGCCGTGGTTAACGCCTTCAGCCGCGTCAGTGCTGAAATGCAGACGCCCTTCTTCATAGTTTTTCTTCACCAGTGGCGTCAGGCCGGGCTCATAAATCGGGATGACACCCTTTTTCAGGTTCTCGACCTTATTGGCATCAACGTCGATACACATTACGTCATGCCCAACTTCTGCCAGTACAGCAGCCTGCACCAGCCCCACGTAGCCAATACCAAATACGGTTACTTTCATTACGTTGTCCCGGGTGATTAATTACTTCTTGTCGCCAACGGTCTCGTTGAGCCAGGTTTTAAACTCTTCACCCAGCGTCTTGTGGCGAATTCCGTATTCCACAAAGGCCTGCATATAACCCAGTTTGTTGCCGCAATCGTGGCTTTTGCCTTTCATGTGGTACGCCTCGACGGTCTCT from the Cronobacter condimenti 1330 genome contains:
- the adhE gene encoding bifunctional acetaldehyde-CoA/alcohol dehydrogenase; amino-acid sequence: MAVTNVAELNALVERVKKAQREYANFTQEQVDKIFRAAALAAADARIPLAKMAVAESGMGIVEDKVIKNHFASEYIYNAYKDEKTCGILDEDDTFGTITIAEPIGIICGIVPTTNPTSTAIFKSLISLKTRNAIIFSPHPRAKNATNKAADIVLQAAIAAGAPKDLIGWIDEPSVELSNALMHHPDINLILATGGPGMVKAAYSSGKPAIGVGAGNTPVVIDETADIKRAVASVLMSKTFDNGVICASEQSVVVVDSVYDAVRERFSTHGGYLLQGAELKAVQNIILKNGGLNAAIVGQPAVKIAEMAGITVPSSTKILIGEVSLVDESEPFAHEKLSPTLAMYRAKDFEDAVEKAEKLVAMGGIGHTSCLYTDQDNQPARVSFFGDKMKTARILINTPASQGGIGDLYNFKLAPSLTLGCGSWGGNSISENVGPKHLINKKTVAKRAENMLWHKLPKSIYFRRGSLPIAMDEVITDGHKRAMIVTDRFLFNNGYADQITSVLKAAGVETEVFFEVEADPTLSVVRKGAELMNSFKPDVIIALGGGSPMDAAKIMWVMYEHPETHFEELALRFMDIRKRIYKFPKMGVKAKMIAVTTTSGTGSEVTPFAVVTDDETGQKYPLADYALTPDMAIVDANLVMDMPKSLCAFGGLDAVTHALEAYVSVLASEFSDGQALQALKLLKDNLPASYHEGSKNPVARERVHSAATIAGIAFANAFLGVCHSMAHKLGSQFHIPHGLANALLISNVIRYNANDNPTKQTAFSQYDRPQARRRYAEVADHLGLSAPGDRTAAKIEKLLAWLESIKAELGIPKSIREAGVQEADFLAHVDKLSEDAFDDQCTGANPRYPLIAELKQILLDSFYGREYKEGAETAKAETAPVVKADKKAKKTV
- the tdk gene encoding thymidine kinase — translated: MAQLYFYYSAMNAGKSTALLQSSYNYQERGMRTLVYTAEIDDRFGAGKVSSRIGLSSPARLYNQHTSLLNDIQDQHHHAPVHCVLVDECQFLTREQVYELSEVVDKLDIPVLCYGLRTDFQGELFSGSQYLLAWSDKLVELKTVCFCGRKAGMVLRLDQEGRPYNEGEQVVIGGNERYVSVCRKHYKEALEKGSLKAIQGV
- the hns gene encoding histone-like nucleoid-structuring protein H-NS produces the protein MSEALKILNNIRTLRAQARECTLETLEEMLEKLEVVVNERREEESAAAAEIEERTRKLQQYREMLIADGIDPNELLNSMSAAKTGTKAKRAARPAKYRYTDENGESKTWTGQGRTPAVIKKAIDEQGKQLDDFLIKD
- a CDS encoding NAD-dependent epimerase, whose protein sequence is MKFLVTGAAGFIGFHVSERLLAAGHQVIGIDNLNDYYDVNLKLARLNILNKHTAFHFEKIDLADRQAMETLFAQHQPQRVIHLAAQAGVRYSLENPHAYADANLTGHLNILEGCRHHKVEHLLYASSSSVYGLNRKMPFSTDDSVDHPVSLYAATKKANELMSHTYSHLYGLPTTGLRFFTVYGPWGRPDMALFKFTQAIVKGSSIDVYNHGQMRRDFTYIDDIAEAIVRLQDVIPQADPQWTVENGSPATSSAPYRVYNIGNSSPVALMDYISALEKALGKEAQKNMLPMQPGDVLETSADTSALYNVIGFKPQTSVEEGVKRFVAWYKAFYNVAE
- a CDS encoding UDP-glucose dehydrogenase family protein gives rise to the protein MKVTVFGIGYVGLVQAAVLAEVGHDVMCIDVDANKVENLKKGVIPIYEPGLTPLVKKNYEEGRLHFSTDAAEGVNHGVMQFIAVGTPPDEDGSADLKYVTAVARTIAQHMTSHKVVLDKSTVPVGTADKVRQVMSETLKARGAEFPFDVVSNPEFLKEGAAVADCMRPERIVVGTDNDDVVELLRELYEPFNRNHDRMILMDIRSAELTKYAANCMLATKISFMNEISNLAERLGADIEKVRQGIGSDPRIGYHFIYPGCGYGGSCFPKDVQALIRTAEHIGYVPRLLQAVENVNNDQKMKLPEFIRRHFGENLEGKTFALWGLSFKPNTDDMREASSRVLMEELWKRGATIQAFDPEAMDETQRIYGHRADLRLMGTKEAALQGADALIICTEWQAFRAPDFDFIKNSLKEPVIFDGRNLYDPARLSKRGFVYYAIGRGASLNIA